Proteins from one Flavobacterium sp. N2038 genomic window:
- the prfA gene encoding peptide chain release factor 1: MLDRLQYVKQRFDEISDLIIQPDVIADQKRYVQLNQEYKSIKALVEKREEYILVLANIDEANEIIADGSDADMTEMAKMQLDEAKERLPQLEEEIKFMLIPKDPEDAKNVMVEIRAGTGGDEASIFAGDLFRMYTKYCESMGWRTSVVDMNEGTSGGFKEVIFEVSGEDVYGTLKFEAGVHRVQRVPQTETQGRVHTSAATVMVLPEAEEFDVQIDMNDVRVDFFCSSGPGGQSVNTTKSAVRLTHIPTGLVAQCQDQKSQHKNKDKALTVLRSRLYEMELAKKEAEDATKRTSQVSSGDRSAKIRTYNYAQGRVTDHRVGLTLYDLGNIMNGDIQKIVAELQLVNNMEKLKEASEVY, encoded by the coding sequence ATGTTAGATAGACTTCAATATGTAAAGCAGCGTTTTGATGAGATTTCGGATTTGATTATTCAGCCGGATGTTATTGCTGATCAAAAACGTTATGTGCAGCTTAACCAGGAATACAAAAGTATTAAAGCACTGGTTGAAAAGAGAGAAGAATACATTCTTGTTTTAGCAAATATTGACGAAGCAAACGAAATTATTGCTGACGGAAGCGATGCAGATATGACCGAAATGGCCAAAATGCAGCTTGACGAAGCAAAAGAACGCTTGCCTCAACTAGAGGAGGAAATCAAATTTATGTTGATTCCTAAAGATCCTGAAGATGCTAAAAACGTAATGGTGGAGATTCGCGCGGGAACGGGTGGAGATGAAGCGAGTATTTTTGCAGGTGACTTATTTAGAATGTATACCAAATATTGCGAAAGCATGGGTTGGAGAACTTCTGTTGTAGATATGAACGAAGGAACTTCTGGAGGTTTCAAAGAGGTTATCTTTGAGGTTTCGGGAGAAGATGTATATGGAACTTTGAAATTTGAAGCAGGTGTACACCGTGTACAACGTGTACCGCAAACAGAAACGCAAGGTCGTGTGCATACATCGGCTGCTACAGTTATGGTTTTGCCAGAAGCAGAAGAGTTTGATGTACAGATCGATATGAACGATGTTCGTGTAGATTTCTTCTGTTCGTCTGGACCTGGAGGACAATCGGTAAATACAACGAAATCTGCTGTACGTTTAACGCACATTCCAACAGGATTGGTAGCGCAATGTCAGGATCAGAAATCGCAGCATAAAAATAAAGATAAGGCGTTAACGGTTTTACGTTCTCGTTTGTACGAAATGGAATTGGCTAAGAAAGAAGCTGAAGATGCTACAAAACGTACTTCTCAGGTAAGTTCTGGTGACCGTTCGGCTAAGATTCGTACATACAACTACGCTCAGGGTCGTGTAACAGATCACAGAGTTGGTTTAACACTTTACGATCTAGGAAACATCATGAATGGTGATATCCAGAAAATTGTTGCCGAGTTACAATTGGTAAATAATATGGAGAAATTGAAAGAAGCTTCGGAAGTTTACTAA
- a CDS encoding DUF4145 domain-containing protein: MKHIAPALNSKSFHCPHCGVLAEQTWSTRGLNASYVQALANGSSQNSFYELKNTLTAKCKHCNRFSLWHEEKMVFPLTGNVEMANSDLPDDIKNDYNEAKNIVNISPRGAAALLRLAVQKLCIHLGEKGTNINDDIKSLVKKGLPQTMQQALDSVRVIGNNAVHPGKIDLNDDIQIAYALFGFINIICEILISQPKKVKDFYETYIPENLRVEIEKRDT, from the coding sequence ATGAAACACATAGCGCCTGCATTAAATTCAAAGTCATTTCATTGTCCTCATTGTGGTGTACTAGCTGAACAAACTTGGTCAACTAGAGGTCTAAATGCAAGTTACGTCCAAGCATTAGCAAATGGATCTAGTCAAAATAGTTTCTATGAATTAAAAAATACCTTAACTGCAAAATGTAAACATTGTAATCGATTTTCTTTGTGGCATGAAGAAAAAATGGTTTTTCCTTTAACTGGAAATGTTGAAATGGCTAATTCAGATTTACCCGATGACATTAAAAATGATTATAATGAAGCTAAAAACATTGTAAACATTTCTCCTCGGGGTGCTGCTGCTTTGCTAAGACTTGCTGTCCAAAAATTATGTATACATCTAGGTGAAAAAGGCACAAATATAAATGATGATATAAAGAGTTTAGTAAAAAAAGGATTGCCACAAACGATGCAACAGGCTTTAGATAGCGTTAGGGTTATAGGTAATAATGCCGTTCATCCTGGAAAAATTGACTTGAATGATGATATTCAAATTGCATATGCTTTATTTGGATTTATAAATATTATTTGTGAAATACTAATTAGTCAACCAAAAAAAGTTAAAGATTTTTACGAAACTTACATTCCTGAAAATCTTAGAGTTGAAATTGAAAAACGTGATACATAA
- a CDS encoding DUF4145 domain-containing protein: MANIAWTNLLNLQSKSYTCGHCANPIAAQTGFTGKESNTTSAYIYICHFCKMPTFFYQDIQIPGAQFGHPVKHIPDANVEKLYEEARSCFSYNAFTSSVMCCRKLLMNIAVSEGAKEGDFFVNYVDYLEQNNFIPPKGKAWVEAIRKIGNEANHSIEFKSQEEARLILTFVEMLLKFIYEMPGMLGNP, translated from the coding sequence ATGGCAAATATAGCTTGGACAAATTTATTAAACTTACAATCAAAATCATATACTTGTGGACATTGTGCAAATCCTATAGCTGCTCAAACTGGGTTTACAGGTAAAGAATCAAACACTACATCTGCATATATTTACATATGTCATTTTTGCAAAATGCCAACTTTTTTTTATCAAGACATTCAAATACCTGGAGCTCAATTTGGTCATCCAGTTAAACATATTCCGGATGCTAATGTTGAAAAATTATACGAAGAAGCGAGGTCGTGTTTTTCTTACAATGCATTTACTTCATCTGTAATGTGCTGTCGCAAATTGCTCATGAATATCGCTGTAAGTGAAGGTGCCAAAGAAGGAGATTTTTTTGTAAATTATGTTGATTACTTAGAGCAAAACAATTTTATTCCTCCAAAAGGGAAAGCTTGGGTAGAAGCAATTAGAAAAATTGGTAATGAGGCAAATCATAGTATAGAGTTTAAAAGTCAGGAGGAAGCAAGATTAATTCTCACTTTTGTTGAAATGCTTTTGAAATTTATATACGAAATGCCAGGAATGTTAGGAAATCCATAA
- a CDS encoding CBASS cGAMP-activated phospholipase: MKQKKTFKVLSIDGGGIKGLYSATILNKIEKDLIKKTNDKTVRIVDYFDLICGTSTGGLIALALSLGISTDEICKFYTNHGPKIFRWSKGVFPMLKQTLFWGKFNDKKLKKALVEILKEKKIGDSRCLLCIPTFDVTHGTYEIFKYDHKEGHLSRDNDLLMTDVALATSAAPTYFPVAQLEKHDNRQYIDGGIWANNPSLIGYTEAKKYFIGDGKYNNIQLLSLSSLNIGNKLKPFARKRRSFIGWRSRLFDLTLVAQSEFVDLFLSSLHSERADLDYYRINSAKVESSHVKHIELDRAKKNSIALMKQFGNDMYHNIKHDIKPFFQTRKTYITKNR; the protein is encoded by the coding sequence ATGAAACAAAAAAAGACATTTAAAGTTTTGAGTATTGATGGAGGCGGAATTAAAGGACTTTATTCAGCTACAATTTTAAATAAAATCGAGAAAGATCTTATAAAGAAAACGAACGATAAAACTGTGCGAATAGTTGACTATTTTGATCTAATTTGCGGAACCTCTACTGGAGGATTAATTGCTTTAGCATTGTCATTAGGCATTTCAACTGATGAAATTTGTAAATTTTACACTAATCATGGTCCGAAAATATTTAGATGGTCAAAAGGAGTTTTTCCAATGCTAAAACAAACCTTATTTTGGGGAAAATTTAATGATAAGAAACTAAAAAAAGCACTAGTCGAAATTCTTAAAGAAAAAAAAATAGGAGATAGCAGATGTTTACTCTGTATTCCAACTTTTGACGTAACACATGGTACGTATGAAATTTTCAAATATGATCATAAAGAAGGTCATTTAAGCAGAGATAATGATTTGCTCATGACTGATGTCGCTCTAGCAACTTCAGCTGCACCGACTTATTTCCCTGTTGCTCAATTGGAAAAACATGATAATAGGCAATATATTGATGGTGGCATTTGGGCAAATAATCCTTCCCTAATTGGTTATACTGAAGCAAAAAAGTATTTTATCGGTGATGGAAAATATAACAACATACAATTATTATCGTTATCAAGCTTAAACATAGGCAATAAATTAAAACCTTTCGCTCGTAAAAGAAGATCATTTATTGGTTGGCGCTCCCGTTTGTTTGATTTAACCTTAGTTGCTCAAAGTGAATTTGTAGACCTTTTTCTTAGTTCTTTACATTCAGAAAGAGCAGACTTAGACTATTATAGGATTAATAGTGCTAAAGTAGAATCTTCACATGTTAAACACATCGAATTAGATAGGGCAAAAAAAAATTCTATAGCTTTAATGAAACAATTTGGCAATGATATGTATCATAACATAAAGCATGATATTAAGCCATTTTTCCAAACAAGAAAAACATATATTACCAAAAATAGATAA
- a CDS encoding helix-turn-helix domain-containing protein, which produces MKRERKSEIPEVVKDLGIKIKDIIEEKKFKRREVAHDAEMDVESLRKYIKGSQEMKVSTLFKIAQALKIHPSELIKDL; this is translated from the coding sequence ATGAAAAGAGAAAGAAAAAGTGAAATTCCAGAGGTTGTAAAAGACTTAGGAATCAAGATTAAAGATATAATTGAAGAAAAGAAATTCAAGCGACGAGAGGTTGCTCATGATGCAGAAATGGATGTTGAAAGTCTAAGAAAATATATAAAAGGCTCGCAAGAAATGAAAGTAAGCACTTTGTTTAAAATTGCACAAGCTTTAAAAATTCATCCAAGTGAATTAATTAAGGATTTGTAA
- a CDS encoding DoxX family membrane protein — MKGLIKLGRLFYGIGIITLGVHQLIIKDFRSEILSPFPAWAHQYPVFSILTSIVLILAGIIISGIITIKFIDTKKVCLYLGFAFLAAFIVSHLPFIFIFNTDKTAATQIWINAIEEITYSGGAFVLAGSFTEQESNKDQNKFDAFLEKLIPVGRIFYSLLMLLFGLSHFLFAEFVSTMVPKWLPGTMFWTYFVGVALICSGISIIFKLWIKPISLLLALMLLLFVLFFHIQDAIANPTVGGGNEIVRAIIALLFCGIALVIALTNDSKKELAIS, encoded by the coding sequence ATGAAAGGACTTATTAAACTCGGCCGTTTATTTTACGGTATTGGCATAATTACTTTGGGAGTGCATCAGCTTATTATCAAAGATTTTCGATCTGAAATTTTATCTCCTTTTCCCGCTTGGGCGCATCAATATCCTGTTTTTTCTATCCTTACCAGCATAGTTTTAATATTGGCAGGAATTATTATTTCGGGAATCATTACAATTAAATTTATCGATACCAAAAAAGTCTGTCTTTATTTGGGTTTTGCTTTTCTTGCCGCTTTTATTGTTTCTCATTTGCCCTTTATTTTCATTTTTAATACCGATAAAACTGCCGCCACGCAAATTTGGATCAATGCTATTGAGGAAATAACTTATAGCGGTGGAGCATTTGTATTGGCTGGTTCTTTTACAGAACAAGAGTCTAACAAAGATCAAAACAAATTCGACGCATTTCTTGAAAAACTTATTCCGGTTGGGCGAATTTTTTATTCGCTTTTAATGCTTTTGTTTGGATTAAGTCATTTTCTTTTTGCCGAGTTTGTGTCTACAATGGTTCCAAAATGGCTGCCAGGAACTATGTTTTGGACTTATTTTGTAGGTGTTGCGCTTATTTGTTCAGGCATTTCGATTATTTTCAAGCTTTGGATAAAACCAATTTCGCTTCTTCTTGCTTTAATGCTTTTACTTTTTGTACTTTTCTTCCATATTCAAGATGCTATTGCAAATCCGACTGTGGGTGGCGGAAATGAAATTGTACGTGCCATTATTGCTTTACTCTTCTGTGGTATTGCATTGGTAATTGCATTAACGAACGATTCTAAAAAAGAGCTTGCAATTAGCTGA
- a CDS encoding SRPBCC family protein, with protein sequence MENFDWTSFTKKIAVKSKLSDIYNAWTIANELEKWFLEKVSFFDANMEPISKDQSVSEGNTYEWLWYLYNDAMKGKIMAANGKDQLQFTFEGNCLVDIKLSEENDYTIVELHQFNIPTDDNSKQYIRLGCSNGWHFYLTNLKSVYEGGLDLRNKDENLNPMINN encoded by the coding sequence ATGGAAAACTTTGACTGGACTTCTTTTACAAAAAAAATAGCTGTTAAGTCTAAACTCAGCGACATTTACAATGCATGGACAATTGCGAATGAACTGGAGAAATGGTTTCTCGAAAAAGTGTCTTTTTTTGATGCGAATATGGAACCCATCAGCAAAGACCAAAGTGTTTCAGAAGGCAATACTTATGAATGGCTTTGGTATTTGTATAATGACGCCATGAAAGGGAAAATTATGGCTGCCAACGGAAAAGACCAACTACAATTTACTTTTGAAGGAAACTGTCTGGTAGATATAAAATTGAGTGAAGAAAATGACTATACGATAGTAGAGCTTCATCAGTTTAATATTCCAACAGATGATAATTCGAAACAATACATCAGACTGGGCTGCTCAAACGGCTGGCATTTTTATCTGACGAATCTTAAATCGGTTTACGAGGGCGGACTGGATTTGCGTAATAAAGATGAGAATTTGAATCCTATGATTAATAATTAA
- a CDS encoding DUF5995 family protein, with product MKIKEATTINEVIQILDEIIETSKLEQSALGLFAMLYREVTVRIKEGILDGSFQNGERMEKLDVIFANRYIKAYYQYKAKEKPSESWAFSFQQAEKFWPIVVQHLLLGINAHINLDLGIAAAQVSTAENIGDLKADFDKINAILSSLVGSVEKCLIKIWPTLTMILKLTGKIDNFFIDFSMETAREGAWKFANEFVLVPENQREAYTQLRDKRITEIARLVSNPGYFVSAVFKFIRLFEKGTVAQKIIDLKIIEEKNRQCVAV from the coding sequence ATGAAGATAAAAGAAGCTACTACAATAAACGAGGTAATTCAGATATTGGATGAAATTATCGAGACATCAAAACTGGAACAAAGCGCCCTGGGTTTGTTTGCTATGTTGTATCGTGAAGTTACGGTAAGAATAAAAGAAGGAATCCTGGATGGTTCTTTTCAAAATGGGGAACGAATGGAAAAACTCGATGTTATTTTTGCCAATCGATATATCAAAGCTTATTATCAATATAAAGCCAAGGAAAAACCATCCGAAAGCTGGGCATTTTCTTTTCAGCAAGCAGAAAAATTCTGGCCAATAGTAGTGCAGCATTTGCTACTTGGAATAAATGCACACATCAATCTGGATCTTGGGATAGCAGCCGCTCAGGTCAGTACAGCAGAAAATATTGGAGACTTAAAAGCAGATTTCGACAAGATAAATGCCATATTGAGCAGTCTGGTAGGAAGTGTAGAAAAATGCTTAATCAAAATTTGGCCAACGCTCACGATGATTCTAAAATTGACAGGCAAAATAGATAATTTCTTTATTGATTTTAGTATGGAAACCGCAAGGGAGGGAGCATGGAAATTTGCCAATGAATTTGTACTGGTTCCCGAAAATCAAAGAGAAGCCTATACGCAACTAAGAGACAAAAGAATAACAGAAATTGCCCGTCTGGTTTCAAATCCGGGGTATTTTGTTAGTGCCGTTTTCAAATTCATTCGATTATTTGAAAAGGGAACTGTTGCTCAAAAAATAATTGATTTAAAGATAATCGAAGAAAAAAATAGGCAGTGTGTTGCGGTGTAA
- a CDS encoding type IA DNA topoisomerase, with the protein MKVCIAEKPSVAREIASVLGANTKHDGYYEGNGYAVTYTFGHLCTLKEPNDYRPHWKSWDLNNLPMLPEKFETKVVQNSGIQKQFKIIKSLFDKAEVVINCGDAGQEGELIQRWVMNEAHYKGEVQRLWISSLTTEAIKEGFENLKPSENYDNLFYAGFSRAIGDWLLGMNATRLYTVKHGGYKQVLSIGRVQTPTLAMVVDRFREIENFKPQPYWELQTLYRETLFSYEEGRFLKKEDGEILAEKVKESDFEIVSVDKKNGNEYAPKLFDLTGLQVYCNQKFGFSAEETLKIAQTLYEQKVITYPRVDTTFLPNDIYPKVTGILQKLTTYAELTQPILQKKIKKSPKVFNDKKVTDHHAIIPTGVQNNLAYNQQQVYDIITKRFIAVFYDDCLVANTTVIGKAADVTFKATGKEILKKGFRIVFEDPNAKEKEADLLPSFVVGEKGPHEPSFLQKETKPPNQFTEATLLRAMETAGKQVDDEDLRELMKENGIGRPSTRANIIETLFKRQYIVRNKKQVLPTTTGIQLIDTIQNELVKSAELTGSWEKQLKDIEKGTFTAAAFIRNMKRMVEALVFEVRSETKHANISHAATIQKPVVKAEKKKAAGILAETCPKCQKGNLIKGKTAFGCSEYKSGCDFVLPNVFQEKKITESQYLRLVQKGSTVNIKGFKTEAGTVEGLIRFEENYKLKLEPKKTETKKAKQQEASDSLMCPKCKKGTILKGKTAYGCAEYKSGCDFKVTFDDVRTKLKDQKPTKELVYSILKESV; encoded by the coding sequence ATGAAGGTCTGTATTGCCGAAAAACCAAGTGTAGCACGAGAAATCGCATCCGTTTTGGGTGCCAATACCAAGCACGATGGGTATTATGAAGGCAATGGTTATGCTGTGACCTATACTTTTGGGCATTTATGCACCTTAAAAGAACCCAACGATTACCGTCCGCACTGGAAAAGCTGGGATTTGAATAATCTGCCTATGCTTCCTGAAAAGTTCGAAACCAAAGTGGTTCAGAATTCGGGAATCCAGAAACAGTTTAAAATCATTAAAAGTCTTTTTGACAAAGCCGAAGTGGTCATCAACTGCGGGGATGCCGGACAAGAAGGAGAACTGATTCAGCGTTGGGTAATGAACGAAGCGCATTACAAAGGCGAAGTGCAGCGTTTATGGATTTCGTCCCTGACTACAGAAGCCATCAAAGAAGGTTTTGAAAACTTAAAACCCTCTGAAAACTACGATAATTTATTTTATGCCGGATTTTCCAGAGCTATTGGCGACTGGTTATTGGGTATGAATGCTACACGTTTATATACGGTAAAACATGGCGGTTACAAGCAGGTTTTGTCTATTGGCCGTGTGCAAACACCAACCCTGGCAATGGTTGTAGATCGTTTTAGAGAGATCGAAAACTTTAAACCTCAACCCTATTGGGAATTACAGACTTTGTACCGGGAAACGCTTTTTAGTTATGAAGAAGGCCGCTTCCTGAAAAAAGAAGACGGAGAAATTCTGGCCGAAAAAGTAAAAGAAAGTGATTTCGAAATTGTTTCGGTCGATAAAAAAAACGGAAACGAATATGCTCCAAAGCTTTTTGACTTAACTGGTTTACAGGTTTATTGCAATCAAAAATTTGGATTTTCGGCAGAAGAAACGCTTAAAATCGCCCAGACTTTATACGAACAAAAAGTAATCACGTATCCCAGAGTTGATACGACTTTTTTACCTAACGATATTTATCCTAAAGTAACCGGAATTCTGCAAAAATTAACCACTTATGCCGAATTAACTCAGCCCATTTTACAGAAAAAAATAAAAAAATCGCCAAAGGTTTTCAACGACAAAAAAGTTACAGATCACCACGCGATTATTCCAACCGGAGTTCAAAACAATCTGGCCTACAATCAGCAGCAGGTTTACGACATTATTACAAAACGTTTTATTGCAGTATTTTATGACGATTGTCTGGTTGCCAATACAACCGTGATTGGAAAAGCAGCGGATGTAACGTTTAAAGCCACGGGAAAAGAAATCCTGAAGAAAGGTTTTCGCATTGTGTTTGAAGATCCAAACGCCAAAGAAAAAGAAGCCGATTTATTGCCGAGTTTTGTTGTGGGCGAAAAAGGGCCGCATGAACCTTCGTTTCTTCAAAAAGAAACCAAACCACCCAATCAGTTTACAGAAGCTACTTTGCTGCGTGCTATGGAGACCGCAGGAAAACAGGTTGACGATGAAGATTTACGCGAACTTATGAAAGAGAACGGAATCGGGCGTCCGTCAACGCGTGCAAATATTATCGAAACGCTTTTTAAACGTCAGTATATTGTTCGAAACAAAAAGCAGGTTTTACCCACCACAACAGGAATTCAGCTTATTGATACGATTCAGAACGAATTGGTAAAATCAGCTGAACTTACAGGAAGCTGGGAAAAACAACTAAAAGATATCGAGAAAGGAACTTTTACTGCTGCAGCTTTCATCAGAAACATGAAACGCATGGTTGAAGCTTTGGTTTTTGAAGTTAGAAGCGAAACTAAACACGCCAATATTTCGCATGCCGCAACGATACAGAAACCTGTTGTAAAAGCAGAAAAAAAGAAAGCCGCAGGAATTTTGGCAGAGACTTGTCCGAAATGTCAAAAAGGAAATCTGATCAAAGGTAAAACAGCTTTTGGATGCAGTGAATACAAATCGGGCTGTGATTTTGTATTACCGAATGTTTTCCAGGAGAAAAAAATCACGGAAAGTCAATATTTAAGATTGGTTCAAAAAGGCTCAACGGTAAATATAAAAGGCTTTAAAACCGAAGCCGGAACGGTTGAAGGTTTAATTCGTTTTGAAGAAAATTACAAGCTTAAACTGGAGCCTAAGAAAACTGAAACGAAGAAAGCAAAGCAACAAGAAGCATCAGATTCTTTAATGTGTCCGAAATGCAAAAAAGGAACTATTCTAAAAGGAAAAACCGCTTATGGCTGCGCTGAATATAAATCGGGTTGTGATTTTAAAGTCACATTTGATGACGTCAGAACCAAACTAAAAGATCAAAAACCAACGAAGGAATTGGTTTACTCTATTTTGAAGGAAAGCGTTTAA
- a CDS encoding DUF6265 family protein, with translation MFQKITLIALTIAFVSCQKKETVEKDKIKKADWLIGNWENTSPDGVLTENWQKLNDSTFSAASYFIKGKDTLHFESIVLAQLGETLTYKATVKGQNEDKPVSFPSTLESDKQLVFENPKHDYPQKITYTKGPNNTLTAEISGNLNGKPSSEKFVMTKK, from the coding sequence ATGTTTCAGAAAATTACTCTCATCGCCCTTACTATAGCTTTTGTTTCCTGTCAGAAAAAAGAAACTGTCGAAAAAGACAAAATCAAAAAAGCAGACTGGCTTATCGGAAACTGGGAAAACACTTCTCCAGATGGTGTTTTAACTGAAAACTGGCAAAAACTAAACGATAGTACTTTTAGCGCTGCATCTTATTTTATAAAAGGAAAGGACACTTTACATTTTGAAAGTATTGTTCTGGCACAATTAGGGGAAACACTAACATACAAAGCAACCGTAAAAGGGCAAAATGAAGACAAACCGGTTTCGTTTCCATCTACTTTAGAATCAGATAAACAATTGGTTTTTGAAAATCCGAAACACGATTATCCTCAAAAAATTACCTATACAAAAGGTCCAAATAATACTTTAACGGCGGAGATTTCAGGGAATTTGAATGGAAAACCAAGTTCGGAGAAGTTTGTAATGACGAAGAAATAA
- a CDS encoding MFS transporter — protein MILPFLKKFQHTPKGYRIANTVFFFLSGFGYSSWVSRIPHIQAQLHLSEAEFGAVLFAFPIGLMLTMPFTGKLLNKYSSRYIMLLGAVMFNIALSLPGLAAFVWQLVVILLFFGASRNIFNLSINAQSLEVQKLYPKSIITRFHAVWSIAVFAGAGLGYVMVTQHIAPSQHLLGVSVFMLALTACFYPMSIHNEPVPVKKKFFSMPEKNLVKFALICFVSMACENTMYDWSGIYFENILKASPKMTSAAFVFFATAVTLGRIFGDYGVMKFGTKKILLYSGILITVGFGICFLLPYVYPTIFGYVLIGFGVSCVVPLVFSIAGRSSNMSSGSALTSISTIGYLGFLLVPPMVGFISEYLSMKWAFLIMALLGVLMIFMVNKIGENE, from the coding sequence ATGATTTTACCCTTCTTAAAAAAGTTTCAGCATACACCCAAAGGATATCGTATCGCCAATACCGTTTTCTTTTTTCTTTCCGGTTTTGGGTATTCTTCCTGGGTTTCCCGAATTCCACACATACAGGCGCAATTACATTTATCTGAAGCCGAGTTTGGAGCGGTATTATTTGCATTTCCAATTGGTTTAATGTTAACTATGCCTTTTACAGGAAAGTTATTAAACAAATACAGCAGCCGTTATATCATGTTATTGGGGGCGGTAATGTTTAATATTGCTTTGTCTTTGCCGGGTTTGGCAGCTTTTGTATGGCAGTTGGTGGTGATACTTTTGTTTTTTGGTGCATCGCGTAATATTTTTAATTTATCTATCAATGCACAATCTCTGGAGGTTCAGAAATTATACCCAAAATCTATTATAACACGTTTTCATGCAGTTTGGAGTATTGCTGTTTTTGCTGGAGCAGGTTTGGGTTACGTTATGGTTACACAACATATTGCGCCATCACAACATTTACTGGGTGTAAGTGTTTTTATGCTGGCGCTAACAGCTTGTTTTTATCCAATGAGCATTCATAATGAGCCTGTGCCGGTTAAAAAGAAGTTTTTCTCGATGCCGGAAAAAAATCTGGTTAAGTTTGCCCTGATTTGCTTTGTCTCTATGGCTTGCGAAAACACGATGTACGATTGGAGTGGTATTTACTTTGAAAACATACTAAAAGCTTCCCCAAAGATGACGAGTGCTGCATTTGTGTTTTTTGCAACAGCAGTAACTCTAGGACGTATATTTGGAGATTATGGCGTAATGAAATTTGGAACTAAAAAAATCCTGCTCTATAGCGGAATTTTGATTACGGTAGGTTTTGGTATTTGTTTCTTGTTACCGTATGTTTATCCTACTATTTTTGGTTACGTTTTAATCGGATTTGGGGTTTCCTGTGTGGTTCCGTTAGTGTTTAGTATTGCCGGAAGATCATCAAATATGAGCAGCGGATCTGCACTAACTTCTATATCTACAATTGGTTATTTGGGATTTTTATTGGTTCCGCCAATGGTGGGTTTTATCTCTGAATATCTGAGTATGAAATGGGCGTTTTTGATTATGGCGCTTTTAGGTGTACTGATGATTTTTATGGTCAATAAGATCGGGGAGAATGAGTGA